A segment of the Patescibacteria group bacterium genome:
GAGGGCGCCATAGGAATAGCCCGCACGGCCAACAAGGTGCGCAAGGAGCCACTTCAGGTCATACTCAACGGACTGGGCAAGGACGCCGCCTTTATAATATCCCGTATTAACGGCTTTACCTATGTCGAGACGGACTACGACTTCTATGCAAGCGAGCTGAAAATTGTCCGCGAGAAGAAATATTCCGACGGGGACAAGAGCAAGGTGCGCTGCTACGGCGCTAACGATGTCGTCGAGGGCGTGGCGATAATGAAGCATGAGAAGGTGGACGTATCCATCACAGGCAACTCCACCAACCCCACCCGCTTCCAGCACCTTGTCGCGGGGACCTACAAGAAGTGGGCTACCGAAAACAACAAGGCCTATTTTTCCGTCGCGTCGGGCGGCGGTACGGGACGCACCCTGCATCCCGACAATATGGCGGCCGGACCGGCTTCCTACGGGTTGACCGACTCCATGGGACGTATGCACGGCGACGCGCAGTTCGCCGGCTCCTCCTCTGTCCCCGCCCACGTTGAAATGATGGGACTCATCGGCATGGGCAACAATCCCATGGTCGGAGCCACGGTTGCGGTCGCGGTCGCAGTAGAGGAAGCTCTCAAGGTATAGAATATTAAGAATCCCGGGCAAAAACACGCGGGGAGAAAACGTTCTTCGGAAAACGAAGCGATTTCTCCCCGATTTCCATATTGGAAACAATGATTCAACGCACATTATGATTGTAGGGGTCGACCACCGGGCGACCCGCCGTATTCCTTATACATAAGCCACGGGACGCCGAGTCGTCGTCCCCTACAGTCAAAAGAAATTCTCCTTGTCTTGTTAAAAGATATTATATTTTCTGTCACTGCCCCATTACAATAGAAAATAACGGCGGACAATGCGCCGATTACATATATTTTTGGAGTATTTATGCCACAGGTAGATATATCGCTGGTCAGCGGTCGGGTGCTTATCATTTTCCTTACCATGTTTGCGGGAGTATTTGCCCGCAGGCTCAAGCTGATTGACGAAAAGAGCACAAAGCACCTCTCCTCGCTGCTGGTCTACATAACTCAGCCCATGCTAATAATCGACTCCTTCCAGATGGACTACGACGCCTCCAAGCTGCTGGACGGCGCGGCGATATCCGTAGCCTCCGTGG
Coding sequences within it:
- a CDS encoding GGGtGRT protein, with product EGAIGIARTANKVRKEPLQVILNGLGKDAAFIISRINGFTYVETDYDFYASELKIVREKKYSDGDKSKVRCYGANDVVEGVAIMKHEKVDVSITGNSTNPTRFQHLVAGTYKKWATENNKAYFSVASGGGTGRTLHPDNMAAGPASYGLTDSMGRMHGDAQFAGSSSVPAHVEMMGLIGMGNNPMVGATVAVAVAVEEALKV